The proteins below are encoded in one region of Bremerella sp. P1:
- a CDS encoding methyltransferase regulatory domain-containing protein encodes MSTADNLQQQSLAEEEYSYDVVPYPSHPFRQSHPERLASVGNLFGIKPAAVDNCRVLEIGCAAGGNIIPMAESLPESQFVGVDLSKKQIERGQLNIDALGLTNIELKHMDCTDIDDSMGKFDYIIVHGVFSWIPEDVQERIFEICQKNLNENGIAYISYNTYPGWHLRGMIRDMMNFHVRNLKDAPKRIQQSRALLEFLAKSVSADKGAYGMLLNSELQLLRRQSDNYLFHEHLEKDNTPLYFHEFIERAKNHDLQYLGEAQIATMWIGNFPKEIAQTLERIAPDIVQREQYADFVRNRTFRQTLLCHKDAPVSRALKLESLDGAYVSGNMEEKVEKDKEPQPAEPRTFINPVTRQTMTTQDPLVIETVLRLKDAFPCAVSFEDLFQNAMDKMVDGVIADATKIEALKRSLATNLIHMTVSGIVELQYNPSVYTADMPEFPKTSAVARMQAESTNRLTNCRHETVNVDDLSRHLVPLMDGTRTRDQLVEELKRLVDEGKLVIQQKGEKPEGISMDAVMGKAVDEVLKRIASAALLVRQ; translated from the coding sequence ATGAGCACTGCCGATAATCTGCAACAGCAATCGCTGGCCGAAGAAGAGTACAGCTACGACGTTGTCCCGTACCCCAGCCACCCCTTTCGTCAATCTCACCCAGAACGATTGGCAAGTGTCGGTAATCTTTTTGGGATCAAGCCTGCCGCGGTCGATAACTGCCGGGTACTAGAGATCGGCTGTGCCGCCGGCGGGAATATCATCCCCATGGCAGAATCTTTGCCAGAAAGCCAATTTGTTGGCGTTGATCTTTCCAAGAAGCAAATCGAACGCGGCCAGCTCAACATCGATGCACTGGGGCTGACCAATATCGAACTCAAGCACATGGACTGCACCGACATCGATGACTCGATGGGCAAGTTCGACTATATCATTGTCCACGGTGTCTTTTCGTGGATCCCAGAGGATGTCCAGGAACGGATCTTCGAGATCTGCCAGAAAAACCTGAACGAGAACGGCATCGCCTACATCAGCTACAACACGTATCCCGGTTGGCACCTGCGGGGCATGATCCGCGACATGATGAACTTTCATGTGCGGAATCTTAAAGATGCCCCGAAACGTATTCAGCAGTCGCGAGCCCTGCTGGAGTTCCTCGCGAAGAGCGTTTCCGCCGACAAGGGTGCCTATGGAATGCTGCTCAACAGCGAACTGCAACTGCTGCGTCGCCAGTCGGACAACTACTTGTTCCACGAACATCTCGAGAAAGACAACACGCCGCTTTACTTCCACGAGTTCATCGAGCGGGCCAAGAATCACGATTTGCAATACCTGGGGGAGGCACAAATCGCGACGATGTGGATCGGTAATTTCCCGAAAGAGATTGCTCAAACCCTCGAGCGAATCGCCCCCGATATTGTTCAACGCGAGCAATATGCCGACTTTGTCCGCAATCGCACCTTCCGCCAAACGCTGCTGTGTCATAAGGACGCCCCGGTCTCGCGAGCACTCAAGCTCGAATCACTGGACGGAGCGTATGTCAGCGGCAATATGGAAGAAAAGGTCGAAAAGGACAAGGAGCCGCAACCAGCCGAACCACGGACGTTTATCAATCCAGTGACTCGCCAGACGATGACCACGCAAGACCCGCTGGTGATTGAAACGGTATTGAGGCTGAAAGATGCCTTCCCATGTGCCGTCTCCTTCGAGGATCTATTCCAGAATGCGATGGACAAGATGGTCGATGGCGTCATCGCCGATGCCACCAAGATTGAGGCCCTCAAGCGATCGCTGGCCACCAATCTGATCCATATGACCGTCAGTGGGATTGTCGAACTGCAATACAATCCTTCGGTGTATACCGCCGACATGCCGGAGTTCCCCAAGACCTCCGCTGTCGCGCGAATGCAGGCCGAAAGTACGAATCGCCTGACCAACTGCCGACACGAGACGGTAAATGTCGACGACCTTTCTAGGCATTTGGTGCCGCTTATGGACGGCACGCGGACGCGAGATCAACTCGTCGAAGAGCTGAAGCGACTGGTCGACGAAGGGAAACTGGTCATCCAGCAGAAGGGTGAAAAGCCAGAAGGCATTTCCATGGATGCCGTTATGGGGAAAGCGGTCGACGAAGTGCTCAAACGCATCGCGAGCGCGGCCCTGCTGGTTCGTCAGTAA
- a CDS encoding Hcp family type VI secretion system effector: MAGYIFFDAIPGESTDSEHKNWINLLSVSEAISRMVQRGKSGSSRNVQSAVFDDLVCVKELDKSTPKIIESVASGKVHPVVKLDLCQSLGDKGKRLPYFQFELKNVIVTSYSFSAAVDDDGTVPTESFGLNFEEGKWTYNQYGKDGSNQGKVEATWKVEEGTT; encoded by the coding sequence ATGGCTGGTTACATCTTTTTCGACGCCATTCCTGGGGAAAGCACCGATTCGGAACACAAGAACTGGATCAACCTGTTGTCGGTGAGCGAGGCTATTTCTCGCATGGTGCAGCGTGGTAAGTCGGGTTCGTCGCGTAACGTGCAAAGTGCCGTCTTCGACGACCTGGTCTGTGTCAAAGAACTGGACAAGTCGACTCCAAAGATCATCGAGTCGGTCGCTTCCGGTAAGGTTCACCCGGTCGTCAAGCTCGACCTGTGCCAATCGCTGGGTGACAAGGGCAAGCGTCTGCCTTACTTCCAGTTCGAGTTGAAGAACGTGATCGTCACCAGCTACAGCTTCAGTGCTGCGGTTGACGACGATGGTACCGTGCCAACAGAATCGTTCGGCCTGAACTTTGAAGAAGGCAAGTGGACCTACAATCAGTACGGTAAGGACGGATCGAACCAAGGTAAAGTCGAAGCCACCTGGAAGGTGGAAGAAGGCACTACCTAG
- a CDS encoding type VI secretion system Vgr family protein, with translation MNQAQEHRAFALEDSLGEDFFLLSYTGNEGISRLFNYQLSLVSRRENLEHKPEEIINKEAKIRFSYGDNEKRYIKGYINRFSSDYQPGTMAQFNAEMVPWLWFLTQTSDCRIFEDKTIPEIIEDVFNSEPISSIAKFSTNLQKNYPKLEYCVQYRETDFNFVSRLMEEAGIFYFFDNSGDGSNSDKLILADNAQAYFDTAEKDAIQRTSSAGTHGYESEILDWEHRYEFVSGKWTHSDHTFKEPYENFEKNSETKISNQLSSDFKKYELYDHPGDFVDSKSSGNASSQSTELSKVRMGEEEVVFDRVVATSDCTTFAPGGKFTLNSKRVPADDGKTFAIISIQHTGSNASYTTGSESGTEYSNTFTCIPEDAIYNPPRTTPKPMVAGIQTATVVGPDGEEIHTDEYARIKCLFHWARPKNKNRKKPDTEISCWVRVAQASAGKKWGFLSIPRIGQEVVVDFLDGNPDRPLVVGSVYNEIQKTAYNLPDDKAKTYFKTNSTPGGDGFNELFFDDKAEKERIFLHAQKDLDVRVRNDSRNRTYGNRSQIIGWEKDGDKGGSQREMIYQDKEINVKRHQIEHIEGNHQMMIGNGEEPSGGNLAIVIEKNVGILIGQEGSGLTNEGDSKTWIKGSQDISVDKDWRQSSKSLHISVDNAYNSKATDISTEAQMDLQSKAGMNMNYGAGMDLNLKGGMNVNIEAGLSLSLKVGGNFININPGGVFIQGTLVNINSGGSATSAADASPASPDSPVKPEQNVEEAAPTEPDMAHNEETGFKSAPD, from the coding sequence ATGAATCAAGCACAAGAGCACCGCGCATTTGCCCTCGAAGACAGCTTGGGGGAGGATTTCTTTCTCTTGTCGTACACGGGGAACGAGGGGATCTCGAGACTGTTTAACTATCAGCTTTCGTTGGTATCTCGCCGAGAGAATCTGGAGCACAAGCCAGAAGAAATCATCAACAAGGAAGCCAAGATCCGCTTCTCTTACGGCGACAACGAAAAACGCTACATCAAAGGTTACATCAATCGTTTCTCGTCCGATTATCAGCCTGGCACCATGGCGCAGTTCAACGCCGAAATGGTTCCGTGGCTCTGGTTTCTGACGCAAACGTCCGACTGCCGAATCTTCGAAGATAAAACCATTCCGGAAATCATCGAAGACGTCTTTAACAGCGAACCGATCAGTAGCATTGCAAAATTCAGCACCAATCTGCAGAAGAACTATCCGAAGCTCGAGTACTGCGTGCAATACCGCGAGACCGACTTCAACTTCGTCAGCCGCCTGATGGAAGAAGCAGGTATTTTCTACTTCTTCGACAACTCAGGAGATGGTTCGAACAGCGATAAGTTGATTCTCGCCGATAACGCCCAGGCGTATTTCGATACGGCCGAGAAAGACGCCATCCAACGTACATCGTCGGCCGGAACGCACGGATACGAGTCCGAGATTCTCGATTGGGAACATCGCTACGAATTCGTCTCGGGCAAGTGGACCCATTCCGATCACACCTTTAAAGAACCCTACGAGAACTTCGAGAAGAACTCGGAGACGAAGATCAGCAACCAGCTTAGCTCGGACTTCAAGAAGTACGAACTGTATGATCACCCAGGCGACTTCGTCGACTCGAAGTCTTCGGGCAATGCCAGTTCGCAGTCGACCGAACTCTCGAAGGTTCGCATGGGCGAAGAGGAGGTTGTGTTTGATCGTGTCGTAGCTACGAGCGACTGTACTACCTTCGCTCCCGGCGGGAAATTCACGCTCAACTCCAAACGCGTTCCAGCAGACGACGGCAAGACGTTCGCGATCATTTCGATTCAACACACCGGATCGAACGCGAGCTATACCACCGGTTCTGAGTCGGGAACGGAATACAGCAATACCTTCACGTGTATCCCGGAAGACGCGATCTACAATCCGCCCCGTACCACGCCAAAGCCGATGGTGGCCGGTATCCAAACGGCAACTGTCGTGGGTCCGGACGGTGAAGAAATTCATACCGATGAATACGCGCGAATTAAGTGCCTGTTCCATTGGGCTCGGCCTAAGAACAAGAATCGCAAGAAGCCTGACACTGAAATCTCGTGCTGGGTACGTGTTGCTCAGGCGTCTGCCGGAAAAAAGTGGGGCTTCCTCTCGATACCGCGTATTGGCCAAGAGGTTGTTGTCGACTTTTTAGACGGCAATCCCGATCGACCGCTCGTTGTCGGGTCGGTTTACAACGAGATCCAGAAGACGGCATACAACCTTCCGGACGACAAAGCCAAGACGTATTTCAAGACCAACAGTACGCCTGGTGGTGATGGATTCAACGAACTCTTCTTCGACGACAAAGCGGAGAAAGAGCGGATTTTTCTACACGCCCAGAAGGACTTGGATGTCCGCGTGCGTAATGACTCGCGTAACCGCACCTACGGCAATCGTTCGCAGATCATTGGTTGGGAAAAAGACGGAGACAAAGGCGGTTCCCAGCGGGAAATGATTTACCAAGACAAAGAGATCAACGTCAAACGTCATCAGATCGAGCACATCGAAGGCAATCATCAAATGATGATTGGTAATGGCGAAGAGCCTTCGGGTGGCAACCTGGCAATCGTTATCGAAAAGAATGTGGGAATCCTGATCGGGCAAGAGGGTTCAGGCCTGACCAACGAAGGGGACTCCAAGACCTGGATCAAAGGCTCGCAGGATATATCGGTCGATAAGGACTGGCGGCAAAGCTCCAAGTCGCTTCATATCAGCGTCGACAACGCCTACAACTCGAAGGCCACCGACATCAGCACCGAAGCCCAGATGGATCTCCAATCCAAGGCCGGCATGAACATGAACTACGGTGCTGGTATGGACCTGAATCTGAAGGGCGGCATGAACGTCAACATCGAAGCTGGTCTGAGCCTTTCGCTGAAGGTTGGTGGTAACTTCATCAACATCAACCCAGGCGGCGTCTTCATTCAGGGAACGTTGGTGAATATCAACAGCGGTGGCTCGGCAACGTCCGCGGCCGACGCCAGTCCCGCTTCGCCTGATTCACCGGTCAAACCAGAACAGAACGTTGAAGAAGCCGCTCCGACTGAACCAGACATGGCTCACAATGAAGAAACCGGCTTCAAGTCCGCACCTGATTAA
- a CDS encoding PAAR domain-containing protein, whose translation MPPAARISDMHTCPMVNPGPVPHVGGPVCMGSPNVIIGFMPAARVGDMAVCVGPPDVIAKGSMTVMIGCMPAARLGDSTAHGGVITVGFPQVMIGG comes from the coding sequence ATGCCGCCAGCAGCTCGAATTAGCGACATGCACACTTGTCCGATGGTCAACCCAGGCCCTGTCCCACATGTTGGCGGGCCGGTGTGCATGGGATCGCCCAACGTGATTATTGGTTTCATGCCGGCGGCTCGCGTTGGCGACATGGCTGTCTGTGTTGGTCCGCCAGACGTCATCGCCAAAGGTTCGATGACGGTCATGATTGGCTGCATGCCAGCGGCACGACTTGGCGACAGTACCGCTCACGGCGGCGTCATTACCGTAGGTTTTCCGCAAGTGATGATCGGCGGATAG
- a CDS encoding FHA domain-containing protein encodes MRFALQIYSMNSGSRRVWLDPGQTIRIGRTTRSDLTVPDDPHLSGLHFSIARESDGLVLKDLQSRNGTFVNGAKVGSALELHDGDVIVAGKTQFQVVAVNDLPGSSVGGIPPVAPGTSRTGTNAPQFDYENTESIAPENNPFFQAASTHDSKTVKNYPRLSSHSFKDVRRNAGLGSDYPGRRSVQIPGAAGANEQAKPAMPPQPTGSVSGGPALPQRSLSAAELSRGLQMRYETRMAPSGMTYFCPRNEVKPPTDVADFIGQNRFLYAIVNFGRLQTQQQPSFYNEAISAGAVQISSTQLLIPKRDAVAFHGILRHTWGQDALICMASRLNKLEFMSLAYRLTNELSSPAQLLNHLYSDGQYTNYGFLEGISAVLLEIERGARWVIFKNDSEIRTWRTLGLPCPPELVG; translated from the coding sequence TTGCGTTTCGCGCTTCAAATCTACTCAATGAATTCTGGCAGCCGTCGTGTATGGCTTGATCCGGGTCAGACGATCCGTATCGGTCGCACTACGCGCTCTGACCTGACGGTCCCGGATGATCCACATCTATCAGGCCTTCACTTCTCGATCGCTCGCGAGTCGGATGGGCTGGTTCTGAAAGACCTTCAGAGTCGCAATGGGACTTTTGTGAACGGGGCCAAGGTCGGATCTGCTTTGGAGCTGCACGATGGTGATGTCATCGTTGCTGGCAAGACTCAGTTCCAAGTCGTCGCTGTGAATGATTTGCCCGGTTCCAGTGTCGGCGGCATTCCTCCGGTAGCACCAGGCACGTCCCGCACAGGCACGAATGCCCCTCAGTTCGATTACGAGAATACCGAATCGATCGCGCCGGAGAACAATCCGTTCTTCCAGGCTGCTAGCACGCACGATTCGAAGACCGTGAAAAACTATCCACGACTAAGCAGTCACTCCTTCAAGGACGTTCGTCGAAACGCTGGCTTGGGAAGTGATTACCCTGGTCGTCGTTCTGTACAGATCCCCGGTGCCGCAGGGGCCAACGAGCAGGCGAAGCCTGCGATGCCTCCTCAGCCCACTGGAAGTGTCTCTGGTGGCCCAGCATTGCCTCAACGATCGTTGTCGGCGGCAGAGTTGTCCAGGGGCCTGCAGATGCGTTACGAAACGCGGATGGCACCGTCGGGCATGACTTACTTCTGCCCGCGTAACGAAGTAAAACCACCGACGGACGTCGCGGACTTTATTGGTCAAAACCGATTCCTCTACGCGATTGTCAATTTCGGTCGCTTGCAGACACAGCAACAGCCGAGTTTCTACAACGAAGCCATCTCGGCTGGGGCCGTACAGATTTCGAGTACCCAGCTTTTGATTCCCAAGCGAGACGCCGTTGCGTTCCATGGGATCTTGCGTCATACGTGGGGCCAAGATGCCCTGATCTGTATGGCAAGTCGCTTGAACAAGTTGGAGTTCATGAGTCTGGCGTATCGCTTGACCAATGAATTGTCGAGCCCGGCTCAGCTGTTGAACCATCTCTATTCGGATGGTCAATACACCAACTATGGTTTCCTGGAAGGTATCTCGGCCGTGTTGCTAGAGATCGAACGTGGAGCCCGATGGGTCATCTTTAAGAACGATTCCGAGATCCGTACCTGGCGAACGCTTGGCTTGCCTTGCCCACCAGAACTGGTTGGTTAA